The following are from one region of the Candidatus Acidulodesulfobacterium ferriphilum genome:
- a CDS encoding bifunctional folylpolyglutamate synthase/dihydrofolate synthase — MSKFDALHDKSGFIINLGLERITALLSYAGNPQERLKIIHITGTNGKGSVSRFMYAILKEHGLKTGLYTSPHLVSFNERIIIGDRKIDDYDLERLNLFFKKIILNNKEFEKLGEPSFFELTTAVCFKYFEEQHVDIAIIEAGLGGKLDATNVIKKPLLSVITNISMDHKDILGNSLKKIAIDKAGIVKKGSFVATGEKKTKIKGVIKERALSLDVPFFSTCQVKLYKIKNLYNYSGLKLILKGIKLHNQAWYQKYNLGLALLSLEIIYNNYKDILGLKIKKNLIKTGISKFNNEGRFEIIKYKNYDLILDGAHNPEGIKNLVISLQRGFKNSKFVIIFAVMKDKDYKTMLRRLSALNGSIIFTDLNMDRAKDIKELESASKEHNYFKNTFCSKNIKEGLDLAFKYKEKNDLILICGSLYLIGEFKRIVLN; from the coding sequence ATGAGTAAATTTGATGCGCTGCACGACAAAAGCGGCTTTATTATAAATTTAGGACTTGAACGAATAACAGCCTTACTGAGTTATGCAGGCAATCCCCAGGAAAGACTAAAAATAATACATATAACGGGAACTAACGGTAAGGGTTCGGTAAGCAGGTTTATGTACGCAATATTAAAGGAGCATGGCTTAAAAACCGGTCTTTATACTTCGCCTCATCTTGTAAGTTTTAACGAAAGAATAATAATAGGAGACAGAAAAATAGATGATTACGATCTGGAAAGACTTAACCTTTTTTTTAAAAAAATTATTTTAAACAATAAAGAATTTGAGAAATTAGGCGAACCTTCGTTTTTTGAACTTACTACGGCGGTATGCTTTAAATATTTCGAGGAGCAGCATGTCGATATAGCTATAATAGAGGCAGGTCTCGGCGGAAAGTTAGACGCGACTAATGTAATTAAAAAACCGCTTCTTTCGGTAATTACAAACATATCGATGGATCATAAGGATATTTTAGGAAATTCTTTAAAAAAGATTGCTATCGACAAGGCAGGGATTGTCAAAAAGGGGTCGTTTGTCGCAACGGGCGAAAAAAAAACAAAAATAAAAGGGGTTATAAAAGAACGCGCCTTAAGCTTAGATGTTCCGTTTTTTTCTACCTGTCAGGTAAAACTTTATAAAATAAAAAATCTTTATAATTATAGCGGCTTAAAATTAATATTAAAGGGTATAAAATTACATAATCAGGCGTGGTATCAAAAATATAATTTAGGGCTTGCCCTTTTATCATTAGAAATTATTTATAATAATTATAAGGATATTTTAGGGCTAAAAATTAAAAAGAATCTAATTAAAACAGGCATATCCAAGTTTAATAACGAGGGAAGGTTCGAGATAATAAAATATAAAAATTACGATTTGATTTTAGACGGGGCGCACAATCCTGAAGGGATTAAAAACCTTGTCATATCTTTGCAAAGAGGATTTAAAAATAGCAAATTCGTTATCATTTTTGCCGTCATGAAAGATAAAGATTATAAAACGATGTTAAGGAGGCTGTCGGCTTTAAACGGGTCTATAATTTTCACGGATTTGAATATGGATAGGGCAAAAGATATAAAAGAACTGGAGTCGGCGTCTAAAGAACATAATTATTTTAAAAATACTTTTTGCTCAAAAAATATAAAAGAGGGGTTAGATTTAGCTTTTAAATATAAAGAAAAAAATGATTTAATACTCATTTGCGGTTCGCTTTATTTAATAGGGGAATTCAAACGAATAGTTCTTAATTAG
- a CDS encoding acetyl-CoA carboxylase carboxyltransferase subunit beta — protein sequence MLLFKPKNGKKEQGKLAIPEGLWIKCPSCSEIIYKKELERNLEVCPKCNYHFRINADRRINITFDEGSFKSLFEDITPQDLLDFTDTKKYRDRLKEDSKKTGLSDAVISGEGTIDKIRVAATLFDFNFMGGSMGRVVGEKIAKTFEYAIQKKLPVIIFSSSGGARMQEGIFSLMQMAKTVAFVSEFQKVSLPYISVVTDPTTGGVSASFASLGDVIIAEPKALIGFAGPRVIEKTIHQSLPEGFQRSEYLLEHGMIDMIVERKDIKNTLKNLLLLLVNE from the coding sequence ATGCTTTTATTTAAGCCTAAAAACGGAAAGAAAGAACAGGGAAAGCTGGCGATACCTGAAGGTTTATGGATAAAATGCCCGAGCTGCAGCGAGATTATTTACAAAAAAGAGCTTGAAAGAAATCTCGAGGTTTGCCCAAAATGTAATTATCATTTTAGGATTAATGCGGACAGAAGGATTAATATAACATTCGATGAAGGCAGTTTTAAAAGCCTTTTTGAAGATATTACGCCGCAAGATTTGCTTGATTTTACGGACACAAAAAAATACAGGGATAGGCTTAAGGAAGACAGCAAAAAAACCGGACTGTCGGATGCGGTTATTTCGGGAGAAGGAACTATAGATAAAATAAGGGTAGCGGCTACCCTTTTTGATTTTAATTTTATGGGCGGTTCGATGGGCAGGGTTGTTGGAGAGAAAATAGCAAAGACTTTTGAATACGCCATCCAAAAAAAACTTCCCGTAATAATTTTCTCCTCCTCAGGCGGCGCCAGAATGCAGGAAGGGATTTTTTCGCTGATGCAAATGGCTAAAACCGTTGCTTTTGTTTCGGAATTTCAAAAGGTTTCCCTTCCCTATATATCTGTCGTAACCGACCCCACAACCGGCGGCGTATCGGCAAGCTTTGCAAGCTTAGGCGATGTTATAATTGCGGAACCTAAGGCATTAATAGGGTTTGCAGGTCCAAGGGTTATCGAAAAAACTATACATCAAAGTCTTCCTGAGGGATTCCAAAGATCCGAGTATCTTTTGGAACACGGAATGATAGACATGATAGTCGAAAGAAAAGATATTAAAAATACGCTAAAAAATCTGTTGCTTCTTCTTGTAAATGAGTAA
- a CDS encoding tryptophan synthase subunit alpha — translation MNKIDTFFNKLKAANRTAFIPFISIGDPDIETSFEIAKTLVNNGADMIELGFPFSDPMADGKVIQKSYERALKNIISMQDAFDFIKRLKAYRDIPVIFFTYYNPVFVLGPKFATGAANAGVDGVLIVDLPPEESGEFTKYIKKKDIYQIFLLAPTTDIDRMRYILSYAKGFVYYVSVTGVTGARETLSAAIRSKVEEIKKISDIPVGIGFGISTKEQVIEISEYADAVIIGSKIIQFIENNINDKSRILKEIAEFSSNIGSSLS, via the coding sequence ATGAACAAAATCGATACTTTTTTTAATAAACTTAAGGCCGCAAACAGAACAGCTTTTATACCTTTTATTTCCATAGGAGACCCCGACATCGAAACATCGTTCGAAATAGCTAAAACATTGGTAAATAACGGGGCGGATATGATTGAGTTAGGATTTCCTTTTTCCGACCCTATGGCGGACGGAAAGGTTATACAAAAATCATACGAAAGGGCATTAAAAAACATAATTTCAATGCAGGATGCCTTTGATTTTATAAAAAGGCTTAAGGCTTATCGGGACATACCCGTTATTTTTTTCACATATTACAACCCTGTTTTTGTCTTAGGGCCTAAATTTGCGACAGGTGCGGCTAACGCGGGAGTTGACGGCGTTTTAATCGTGGATTTACCGCCGGAAGAGAGCGGTGAATTTACCAAATATATTAAGAAAAAGGATATATACCAGATTTTCTTGCTTGCGCCGACGACCGATATTGATAGAATGAGGTATATTCTGTCCTATGCTAAGGGATTTGTTTATTATGTCAGCGTGACCGGAGTCACGGGGGCAAGAGAAACCCTGTCCGCGGCTATTCGCTCCAAAGTGGAAGAGATTAAGAAGATAAGCGATATTCCCGTAGGAATAGGTTTTGGAATCTCCACTAAAGAACAGGTAATAGAAATAAGCGAATATGCCGATGCCGTCATAATCGGATCAAAAATTATTCAGTTTATAGAAAATAATATTAATGATAAATCAAGGATTTTAAAAGAAATAGCCGAATTTTCATCCAATATCGGGTCAAGCCTTTCATAA
- the trpB gene encoding tryptophan synthase subunit beta, producing the protein MKLPDNMGHFGDYGGRYISETLMPAIIELEEFYKKIRKDNSFKKEFNYYLKNYVGRPSPLFYAKRLSDIYKSEIYLKREDLNHTGAHKINNTIGQALLAVKMGKKRIIAETGAGQHGVATATVCALFDLECEIFMGKKDIERQEQNVFRMELLGAHVNPVESGSQTLKDAMNEALRDWIANVKNTYYMIGTVAGPHPYPQIVRDFQSVIGKEILKQIKKLPDIMIACIGGGSNAMGMFYPFMKYDKVKMYGIEAGGLGIETGMHAASISGGTPGVLHGNKTYLLQDEFGRIKEAHSIAAGLDYPGVGPEHSYFADKKRIIFDSVTDEEAVSAFQMLCKLEGIIPALESAHAIAYLEKIKSGIKGKSVIINLSGRGDKDMHTVSDYILSK; encoded by the coding sequence ATGAAATTGCCTGATAATATGGGGCATTTTGGCGATTACGGCGGAAGGTATATATCCGAGACATTGATGCCCGCGATAATCGAACTTGAAGAATTTTATAAAAAGATTCGAAAAGATAATAGTTTTAAAAAAGAGTTTAACTATTATTTAAAAAATTATGTCGGAAGGCCGAGCCCCTTATTTTATGCGAAAAGGCTTTCGGATATTTATAAATCTGAAATTTACCTTAAAAGGGAAGATTTAAACCATACGGGAGCCCATAAAATTAATAACACGATCGGTCAGGCTTTACTTGCGGTAAAGATGGGGAAAAAGAGAATTATTGCCGAAACGGGGGCAGGTCAGCACGGCGTTGCAACGGCCACCGTCTGTGCCCTTTTTGATCTTGAATGTGAGATATTCATGGGAAAAAAGGATATTGAAAGGCAGGAGCAGAATGTTTTTAGAATGGAACTTTTAGGGGCGCATGTTAATCCTGTGGAATCAGGTTCTCAAACACTTAAAGATGCCATGAATGAGGCGTTAAGAGACTGGATTGCAAATGTAAAAAATACTTATTATATGATCGGAACCGTTGCTGGACCCCACCCTTATCCTCAAATAGTAAGAGATTTTCAATCGGTTATAGGGAAAGAAATTTTAAAGCAGATTAAAAAGCTTCCCGATATTATGATAGCCTGTATAGGCGGGGGGAGCAATGCCATGGGGATGTTTTACCCGTTTATGAAATATGATAAGGTTAAAATGTACGGCATTGAAGCCGGCGGTTTGGGAATAGAAACAGGAATGCATGCGGCATCCATTTCGGGCGGAACTCCGGGGGTATTGCATGGAAACAAAACTTATCTGCTTCAGGATGAATTCGGCAGAATAAAAGAGGCGCACTCAATTGCGGCAGGACTGGATTATCCGGGCGTCGGCCCCGAACACAGCTATTTTGCCGATAAAAAAAGAATTATTTTTGACAGCGTAACAGACGAAGAAGCGGTTTCGGCTTTTCAAATGCTCTGTAAATTGGAAGGCATTATTCCTGCGTTAGAAAGCGCGCATGCTATTGCATATTTGGAAAAAATTAAAAGCGGGATAAAAGGAAAATCGGTTATTATAAATCTTTCGGGCAGGGGCGATAAAGATATGCACACGGTCTCCGACTATATTTTATCTAAATAA
- a CDS encoding phosphoribosylanthranilate isomerase, with the protein MRFKLKMQNIPKIKICGITNLDDAEEAVRLGADSIGFIFYDKSKRGIIPEKAKEIIGALHKTKEKFSKEFLRVNRDIVIAGVFVDEEQEKIKTIVNDLGIDIVQLSGTESTGYIEDLNLDKNRILKAVHIKDEADIEKIYYYKNAGVNILLDTYAGGGIYGGTGLPFDLNLIKNLDLSSMVIAGGIGPDNIKYITETVMPYGFDLSSKIEEFPGKKDYKKMSSFFDNFKGAVYEIA; encoded by the coding sequence ATGAGGTTTAAGTTAAAAATGCAAAATATTCCAAAGATAAAAATATGCGGGATAACTAACCTTGATGATGCCGAAGAAGCCGTAAGGCTGGGCGCAGACAGCATAGGTTTTATATTTTACGACAAATCAAAAAGAGGTATAATTCCCGAAAAGGCAAAAGAGATTATCGGCGCTTTGCATAAAACTAAAGAAAAATTTTCTAAAGAATTTTTAAGGGTTAACCGGGATATTGTTATTGCAGGTGTTTTTGTCGATGAAGAACAGGAAAAGATTAAAACCATCGTTAATGATTTAGGCATCGATATCGTTCAGCTATCGGGCACGGAGTCAACCGGTTATATCGAAGATTTAAATTTAGACAAAAACAGAATTCTTAAAGCTGTTCATATAAAAGATGAAGCCGATATCGAAAAGATTTATTATTATAAAAATGCGGGCGTTAATATACTTTTAGATACTTACGCAGGCGGAGGCATTTACGGAGGGACGGGTTTGCCGTTTGACTTAAATCTTATAAAAAATCTTGATTTAAGTTCCATGGTTATAGCGGGAGGAATAGGTCCTGATAATATAAAGTATATTACGGAAACCGTAATGCCTTACGGTTTTGATCTTTCTTCGAAAATCGAGGAGTTCCCCGGGAAAAAAGATTATAAAAAAATGAGCAGTTTTTTTGATAATTTTAAAGGAGCAGTATATGAAATTGCCTGA
- the trpC gene encoding indole-3-glycerol phosphate synthase TrpC yields MILDGILKEKTKEVEKFKASINEPEYKAQAYQAFYGLRSLKKALKPRSNGEAVSYRICSIIAEVKKASPSKGVLIRDFKPDEIAGVYEKAGASAISVLTDKTFFMGSPSDILKVRNAVHLPILRKDFIIDEIQVFESKIIGADAILLIIKALSSEQYKNLLSLARELSLEVLTEISNDEELDIAMKYNAEIIGINSRDLLTFKTDLFKTARIAEKIPPGKLIVAESGISGRGDIEMLMKRGINSFLIGEALVTSDDALKKLKDLLLPYTINSYL; encoded by the coding sequence ATGATTTTAGACGGTATATTAAAAGAAAAAACAAAAGAGGTAGAAAAATTTAAAGCTTCTATAAACGAGCCCGAATACAAAGCCCAAGCTTATCAAGCCTTTTATGGATTAAGAAGTTTAAAAAAAGCCTTAAAGCCGAGATCTAACGGAGAAGCTGTGTCTTACCGGATTTGCAGCATAATCGCGGAAGTAAAGAAGGCTTCCCCGTCAAAAGGGGTTTTGATTCGCGATTTTAAACCTGATGAAATTGCAGGGGTTTACGAAAAAGCCGGGGCAAGCGCCATTTCCGTTTTAACCGATAAGACGTTTTTTATGGGCAGTCCTTCGGATATATTAAAAGTCAGGAATGCGGTTCATCTTCCTATTTTAAGAAAAGATTTTATTATCGATGAAATTCAAGTTTTTGAGTCTAAAATAATAGGGGCGGATGCAATTCTTTTAATTATTAAAGCATTGTCCTCCGAACAATATAAAAATCTCCTTTCTCTTGCCCGGGAACTTTCCTTAGAAGTTCTTACCGAAATCTCAAATGATGAGGAGCTTGATATAGCAATGAAATATAATGCGGAGATTATAGGGATTAACAGCAGGGACCTTCTGACATTCAAAACCGATTTATTTAAAACGGCAAGGATTGCGGAGAAAATACCCCCTGGCAAGCTGATCGTTGCAGAAAGCGGTATTAGCGGAAGGGGGGACATCGAAATGCTGATGAAAAGAGGGATTAATTCTTTTCTTATAGGCGAAGCCCTCGTTACCTCGGATGACGCGTTGAAAAAATTAAAAGACCTTTTATTGCCATACACGATAAACAGTTATTTATGA
- the trpD gene encoding anthranilate phosphoribosyltransferase, translated as MEENFIKTILDRVANNAALSKGESYKAFNMILNGEFTNAQIGSFLTSLKIKGENVGEIAGAANAMRENVLPIPLENSIQLELVDTCGTGGDCKNTFNISTCAALIAAGAGVKIAKHGNYGVSSKSGSADVLKELGVNIFMDPQKVLKSIEYANIGFLFAPNFHTAMKFAAPARKELGFKTIFNILGPLTNPFGAKKQIIGAYSKNLAEKIVEVLRLLNTERAFVVYGRDGIDEVSLSSITDIYELNSGDIRHFEFNPKEYGFDFSEQTVFQSFSVAENAKIIYDIISGNPGPKADIALLNAGFAILVSGKAGNLNEALDAARYSILSGRAMKSLQNLIEISNK; from the coding sequence ATGGAAGAAAATTTTATTAAAACTATACTGGATAGAGTTGCTAATAACGCTGCTTTAAGTAAAGGCGAATCTTATAAAGCTTTTAATATGATTTTAAACGGCGAGTTCACAAACGCGCAAATCGGCTCTTTTTTGACATCCCTTAAAATAAAAGGAGAAAATGTCGGGGAGATAGCCGGAGCGGCAAATGCTATGAGAGAAAATGTTCTTCCAATACCATTGGAGAATTCTATCCAATTAGAATTAGTAGATACATGCGGGACAGGCGGGGATTGCAAAAATACTTTTAATATTTCTACCTGCGCTGCATTGATTGCCGCAGGGGCAGGGGTTAAAATAGCAAAACACGGAAACTACGGTGTTTCCTCGAAGTCCGGCAGCGCCGATGTTTTAAAAGAGTTGGGCGTAAACATTTTTATGGACCCGCAAAAGGTTTTGAAATCCATAGAATATGCAAATATCGGTTTTTTATTTGCGCCAAACTTCCATACGGCAATGAAATTTGCGGCCCCGGCAAGAAAAGAATTAGGATTTAAAACCATATTTAACATATTGGGGCCCCTGACTAATCCATTCGGAGCTAAAAAACAAATTATTGGGGCATACTCTAAAAATTTAGCGGAAAAAATTGTCGAAGTTTTGAGATTATTAAATACCGAAAGGGCTTTTGTCGTATATGGCAGGGATGGAATAGATGAGGTCAGCCTTTCGTCCATTACGGATATTTACGAATTAAACTCCGGCGATATAAGACATTTTGAATTCAATCCGAAAGAATATGGATTTGATTTTTCTGAGCAGACCGTATTTCAATCATTTTCGGTTGCCGAAAATGCGAAAATTATATATGATATTATCAGCGGTAATCCTGGCCCTAAGGCCGATATAGCGCTTTTAAATGCAGGATTTGCTATTTTGGTTTCGGGGAAAGCGGGCAACTTAAATGAAGCGCTTGATGCGGCAAGGTATTCTATCCTGTCCGGAAGGGCAATGAAATCTTTACAAAACCTGATTGAAATTTCCAATAAATAA
- a CDS encoding aminodeoxychorismate/anthranilate synthase component II: MILIIDNYDSFTYNIVQYVGELGFEAAVFRNDAIDVSSVKKMNPEKIIISPGPKSPLEAGITVDIIKNFYDKIPILGVCLGHQAIGYAFGAEIVRAKNIMHGKVSSIKHDSSIIYKDIPNPFEATRYHSLIIKKEKLPDIINITATSEDDGEIMGIELKGYKTYGVQFHPESVLTAYGKQIINNFLSI, from the coding sequence ATGATATTAATTATAGATAATTATGATTCGTTTACTTATAATATAGTTCAATATGTGGGCGAATTGGGGTTCGAAGCGGCTGTTTTTAGAAATGACGCTATCGATGTTTCGTCGGTTAAAAAGATGAATCCCGAGAAAATTATTATATCGCCTGGGCCAAAATCCCCGCTTGAAGCGGGAATCACTGTCGATATTATTAAAAATTTTTATGACAAAATCCCAATATTAGGCGTTTGCCTCGGTCATCAGGCTATCGGCTATGCCTTTGGGGCAGAAATAGTCCGCGCCAAAAATATAATGCACGGAAAGGTTTCGTCTATCAAACACGATTCGTCTATTATTTACAAAGATATACCAAATCCGTTTGAAGCCACAAGGTATCACTCGCTTATTATAAAAAAAGAAAAACTTCCGGACATTATAAATATTACTGCAACAAGCGAGGATGACGGCGAGATTATGGGTATCGAGCTTAAAGGCTATAAGACATACGGGGTTCAGTTTCATCCCGAGTCTGTTCTTACGGCTTATGGCAAGCAAATAATTAACAATTTCTTATCTATATAA
- a CDS encoding anthranilate synthase component I family protein: MPITSFEDILNIPDTFNVIPVIQEISGDMDTPISIFSSFYKESYAFFFESAEGVGRWGRYSFICLNPFLTISLYKDVLSIDNFGGSSLKFPETINLKDLNEDIFSYLKKILSNFRLYGKDLPEAFTGGLFGYLSYEISSLIEKLPPHKADITDVYDLFFMLPRDIIIYDSLTQIIMVVSFLFKDNLEQRNLKEAYESSLNRINEITSLIKKRGVGTDAGTVGAGKKFDIKIIDEIDFDEYKQKVLMAKEYILRGDIFQVQVSRRKKILNPPPPFLFYRALRLVNPSPYMFYLKIKDFAIVGSSPENLVKVAGGFIETRPIAGTIKRGENPAEDDYLAVKLLNDQKERAEHIMLVDLGRNDIGRVSKKGTVKVERLMYIEKYSHVQHIVTSVVSEIENGKDGFDLIRATYPAGTVTGAPKVRAMEIINELEDSKRGVYAGGVGYFGFLEDNRCQKMEFCITIRTALFKEDAAYIQAAGGIVYDSTPENEFMETENKLKHLIAAFNLVNRLN, encoded by the coding sequence ATGCCTATCACAAGTTTTGAGGATATTTTAAATATACCGGACACATTTAATGTAATCCCCGTAATACAAGAAATAAGCGGGGATATGGATACCCCGATATCCATATTTTCTTCCTTTTATAAAGAATCATACGCATTTTTTTTTGAAAGCGCCGAAGGTGTGGGTCGTTGGGGAAGATATTCATTTATATGCTTAAACCCATTTTTGACCATCAGCCTGTATAAAGATGTGTTAAGCATTGACAATTTTGGCGGTTCAAGTCTTAAGTTTCCCGAAACTATTAATCTCAAAGACTTAAACGAAGATATATTTTCATATTTAAAAAAAATCCTGTCTAACTTTAGGCTATATGGAAAAGACCTGCCCGAAGCTTTTACGGGGGGTTTATTCGGCTATTTAAGTTACGAGATAAGCAGTCTTATCGAAAAACTTCCCCCTCATAAAGCAGATATTACGGATGTTTACGATCTTTTTTTTATGCTCCCCCGGGATATTATAATTTATGACTCTTTAACTCAAATTATCATGGTAGTATCGTTTTTATTTAAAGATAATTTAGAACAGCGGAATCTTAAAGAAGCATATGAGTCCTCATTAAATAGAATAAATGAAATAACCTCTTTGATTAAAAAAAGGGGGGTAGGAACGGATGCAGGTACTGTCGGTGCAGGTAAAAAATTTGATATTAAGATTATCGATGAAATAGATTTTGACGAATATAAGCAAAAGGTTTTAATGGCCAAAGAGTACATTCTGCGCGGGGATATATTTCAGGTGCAGGTATCCAGAAGGAAAAAAATCTTAAATCCGCCGCCCCCGTTCCTTTTTTATCGGGCGCTAAGGCTTGTCAATCCTTCCCCGTATATGTTTTATCTTAAAATTAAAGATTTTGCCATTGTAGGTTCTTCGCCGGAAAACTTAGTAAAAGTCGCCGGAGGTTTCATCGAAACCAGACCTATAGCGGGAACAATTAAGCGGGGGGAAAATCCCGCCGAGGACGATTACCTTGCGGTTAAACTATTAAACGACCAGAAAGAACGGGCGGAACATATCATGCTTGTGGATTTAGGGAGAAACGACATCGGAAGGGTTTCTAAAAAAGGAACCGTTAAAGTCGAAAGGCTTATGTATATCGAAAAATATTCCCATGTTCAACATATAGTTACAAGCGTGGTTTCGGAAATAGAAAACGGCAAGGACGGATTTGATTTAATCAGGGCGACATATCCTGCAGGTACGGTAACCGGCGCTCCAAAAGTTAGGGCAATGGAAATAATCAATGAGCTTGAAGACTCAAAAAGGGGTGTTTATGCGGGGGGAGTTGGATATTTCGGGTTTTTAGAAGATAACAGATGTCAAAAAATGGAATTTTGCATAACGATTAGAACGGCGTTATTTAAGGAAGATGCCGCATACATTCAGGCGGCAGGCGGAATAGTATATGATTCCACGCCCGAAAATGAATTTATGGAAACGGAAAATAAATTAAAGCACTTGATAGCGGCATTTAATCTTGTAAATAGACTTAATTAG
- a CDS encoding 50S ribosomal protein L17, translating into MRHRKIKTRLNRTSSHRTSLLRNMASSLIEHERIETTLPKAKVLRSYVEKLITIGKIDSVAKRRLAFSRLRSKGATTKLFKELGPRYKDRPGGYVRIIKTGFRSGDLSPMGFIEFVVKEEK; encoded by the coding sequence ATGCGTCACAGGAAAATTAAAACCAGGTTAAACAGAACATCTTCACATAGAACCTCGCTCTTAAGAAATATGGCGTCCTCTCTTATAGAACATGAAAGGATTGAGACCACTTTGCCGAAGGCAAAGGTCCTGAGAAGTTATGTGGAAAAACTTATTACAATAGGTAAAATAGATTCCGTTGCCAAAAGAAGGCTTGCATTTTCAAGGCTTAGGAGTAAAGGGGCTACTACTAAGCTTTTTAAAGAGTTGGGGCCGAGATATAAAGATAGGCCGGGAGGATATGTCAGGATTATAAAAACAGGTTTTAGGTCCGGAGATTTAAGTCCTATGGGTTTTATAGAATTTGTCGTGAAAGAAGAAAAATAG
- a CDS encoding DNA-directed RNA polymerase subunit alpha: MKKNWLSLIKPKKIEFEKETYTDYYGKLVVEPLERGFGVTVGNSLRRVLLSSIVGYKISEVKIDGISHEFSPVPGIVEDVSEIILNLKDIDFNMTTGEPELVYLDIDREGDVYASDIKTSQNIEVVNKEKKILRIAKGGHFKAEMLVRGGRGYVPSELNTREDAPIGTITLDVAYSPIKKVTMDVSYARVGGITDYDKLVMEIYTNGFITPEDALNESALILQEQISVFVAFEEMEQLIEKKPQFENEKPKENQINENLFKNVDELELSVRSANCLKNANIKTIYELVQKTEGEMLRTKNFGRKSLNEIKEVLSTMGLNFGMKLDNVSIQKQEK; encoded by the coding sequence ATGAAAAAAAATTGGCTTTCGCTTATTAAGCCAAAAAAAATCGAGTTTGAAAAAGAAACATACACGGATTATTATGGAAAATTAGTAGTCGAACCTTTAGAAAGAGGGTTTGGAGTTACCGTTGGTAATTCACTCAGGAGGGTTCTTTTGTCTTCGATAGTCGGCTATAAGATATCGGAGGTTAAAATAGACGGCATATCCCATGAATTTTCACCTGTTCCTGGTATTGTGGAAGATGTCTCGGAAATTATTTTAAATTTAAAGGATATTGATTTTAACATGACCACAGGCGAGCCTGAATTAGTATATCTTGACATAGATAGGGAAGGAGATGTTTATGCTTCGGATATAAAAACATCTCAAAATATTGAAGTTGTCAATAAAGAAAAAAAGATATTAAGGATAGCAAAGGGCGGCCATTTTAAAGCCGAGATGCTTGTCAGGGGCGGAAGAGGGTATGTGCCGAGCGAACTCAATACGCGGGAGGACGCGCCGATTGGAACGATAACCTTAGATGTGGCTTATTCCCCGATTAAAAAGGTTACAATGGATGTATCTTACGCAAGAGTCGGCGGAATAACGGACTATGATAAACTTGTAATGGAGATATATACCAATGGATTTATTACTCCTGAGGATGCGCTTAACGAATCGGCTTTGATTTTACAGGAACAGATTTCGGTTTTTGTCGCCTTCGAGGAAATGGAGCAGTTAATTGAAAAAAAACCGCAATTCGAAAACGAAAAACCTAAAGAAAATCAGATAAACGAAAATCTTTTTAAAAATGTCGATGAGCTTGAACTTTCGGTTAGATCCGCAAATTGTCTAAAAAACGCCAATATAAAAACCATTTATGAGCTGGTTCAAAAAACCGAGGGAGAAATGCTTAGAACAAAGAATTTCGGAAGAAAATCTCTTAATGAGATAAAAGAGGTTTTGTCCACAATGGGTTTAAATTTTGGAATGAAACTTGACAATGTAAGTATCCAAAAACAAGAGAAATAA